TTTCCGGTTAGGCTTTGCCTTGGCCGAGGACTATTGGCGTCGGTGTGGACAACGAGCGAAAACTCAAGGTGGCGATCAAGCGACCACACCATTGACCGTGATGGAATGGGGCGCCGGAAATGGGAATCTCGCGGCGTGTTTCTTGGATCGTCTTCAGGAGTTGGATCAAGAAAAACGGATATTTCCAAGAATCACCTATCGTTGTATAGAGCGCGAACCGGTCTTGTTGGAGCAAGCCAAGGCCAACACGGATCTGGCCAAGCATGGTGACCGGGTCACGTTTGACCTTGTGTCTATCGAGGATCTGTCGAACTTTCCAGATGGGAGTATTGATCGGATTATTTGCAATGAACTCTGGAGCGAGTTGCCAACCAAGCTCATTCTACGAAAAGGCGGTGAGATCCATGAGGAACACCTTCGTCCCAATCTGAACGAAAAGCGGTTGGCAGATTTCCCGGATTGGCCAAAGTTTATTGAGGCCTTTGGTCAGCAGGATATTGAATCTCTCACCGCGTTACCCTCGTTTCTCGAAGATCTTGTCTGGGAGCGGGAATATCGCCTCATCGAGACCAAGGACTTTCCATTTCGCCGCACGGTCGCCGAGTTTCTCAAACAGATCGACGAAGAAGTCCTCGTACCCTACAACGTGGGCGCGTGTCAGAGCCTTAAGGAAGCCAAACGATTGTTGGCCCCGAACGCGATCGGATTTAGCGGTTTTGACGCAGGAACGGTCGATCCGCATGTGCTGAATGATCCGGAAAAGCCCTGTTATACGGTGCAGGGTGGCCAATTCAGCTTTATGGTCAACTTTCAGTTGATGCAAGACGTGGCCAGGCATTTGAATATTCACACGGGCGTGATTGAATCCCAACGGGATTTTGTGGGACGGAGTTTGTCAACCAATGTGATCACGGTCATGGATCTACTGGCATCACATCCTTCGCCGCCCGAAGGCCAGGCCTGGCAATTGGACGCGTTGATTCTTCAAACACTTGATGCATTGAACCGCACATACCGGAGTCCATACTCACGTCATATCGAATTTCCGCTTTCCGAAAGTACTCCCGCTCACGAACGCGCCGAACTAGAAAAGCTGGTGCAATCGTTACAGCCACATGGTGTGCCGGATACCATTGCCTTCCTCACGGAATCGGAAATTTGGAAGGCCATGCCCGATTTGGAAAAATTGGGATACGATTCAGAAGGCATCAAAGGTATGCTGGAACTTCCCCTACAGCCGGTGGATTACATCCACATGTTTTTTGCCTTAAAGGATTCATAATTATCCTGAAGGTTGCGGGATGCGTTTTGTCGTGTGCCCATGAGTGAGTGCGGAACATGGTCAGAATGAATGTGAGATTGGAAGTCTCTCGAAGGTGAGTGGATCGTGTGAAGGCAAAAACTCAATCTGAAAAAAGTCATTGCCTACGCAAGAATTTTGCAATCAGGTAGATTTTTTGAAAATGGTTGTGTATACTTCGGCGGATTTTTCTAAGAATGTAGTCACTCATTCACAATAAGACGAGGTTGCTGTGTTTGGATCGTTTGGATGGATGGAGCTTATGCTCATCCTTATCATTGTGCTCATCATTTTCGGTGCAGGGAAAATCCCGCAGCTTGGTGAGGGCTTAGGCAAAGCGATCAAGGGCTTTAAAAAGTCTGTTGCCGAAGCGGATGCGTTGGATGTGACGCCTAATGAGCAAGGCGAAGGCGGGCAGGCCCCACCGCCCCAACCGGATCAATTGTCGAGCCAACACCAGACAGCAGAGGTTCCCCCTCCGCCTCCGGCGCAAGGGGTGCCGCAGCCAACGGAATCCACGCAATCCAAACAGGGATAATTTGCGGGTGAGATTGACACGGTGAAGACCGCACACCGAAGAGACAGGCAGCATGGACTCAAGCCTGATCAACGCTCAAGGTGTATATTCAGCGGGCAAATTATAGAGGAGTGGGAAAATGTTCGGCTTAGGAGCGATGGAAATTTTGATCATCCTCGTCATCGCGTTCCTGCTCTTTGGTCCTAAGGAATTACCGGAAATCGGCAAGCAGGTCGGGAGAGCGGTTAAAGGGTTTAAGGAAACAACGGAAGATCTTCGGCAATCGGTTGAGCCGGAAATCAATATGATTACGCAGGAATTCAAATCTGTCGAACAAGATTTGGAATCGTCAATCAAAGAAGCCGAAGCAGAGATCAAAGGGGCGACAGAACAAGCCACCGAGTCCGGTGGATCCAAAATGGGGTAGCCAGGGGAGGTGCGACTCCGTGAGGACGTTGATTGCTGGATCGTTTCGTTGACACCCAAGCCTTATTTCGATTTTTAAAATTTTTCTGTCATCACGAAATCCTTCCGGACGGTCCTCAGACTGTTCATTGTGCGCACTGCGGGCGGGTCTACGGTTCTCTTCTGTCGTGTGGTTTTTGCAACTATCGTAGCATTCAAGCGATAGGGCAATGTACCAAAATCATCAAGAAAGTCAGGGAAAAGACATTAATTTTTAATGATTTACGACAAATAACGGGACTTGGCATCTAAATGGCAAACGATAAAAGATCGGAAGAGTCGTAGAACAGGGCAACCAAAGATTTATAGAAAACATGTTAGTGCTTGAGATGGCAAAAGTTACGCAGTCAAGACGGAAGCGGATGAGAGAAACCATCAGCTCTGGATATAAATGGGGTACAGGGCGTTGGATCTTGAATCCACAGGGCTATTCACCAACAGGAGGAGTGCAATGAGGACTTTTTATCGATCCTTTACCAGGTTGACAGCAGCGGCTTTGATTGTCGCCATGTCCGCAGCACCAGGGTTGGCCGCCAAGACCACTCCGGCGACCGACAAAAACACCAACGTACCTGCCGTACCACGGGCCATTCCCGATTTAGTGCCCTATCACCAGTTTGATCCACCCAAAGGGGTGTTTGATCCCAGCAAGTTGACGATTTCCGGCGACATGCGTGTCCGGCCTGAGTTCCGGACGAATGGGAATTTTAGCAACAACGGGGATTCTAATTCCTTTTTCACGCAGCAACTCATCCGGTTAGGATTTAACTACGACATTTCCCCGGATGTCGTGTTTTTCCTCCAACCTCAGGTATCAAATAACTTTGGTGCGATGCCGAACCCATCGAATGTGGGTGGGGCCGGGAATCCCAATTCCACCGATGCGGATCTGTTCCTTCGTCAGGGGTTCATGTTGGTCAGAAATTTCTTAATGCCAAATTTGACATTGAAAGCTGGTCGACAACTTGTGGTGTGGGGAAATCACCGGATCTTCGGTCACTTTGACTGGAACAACGTCGGGTTTGCCTTCGATGGTGTGACGATGCGCTATAACCATGCTACCGTGCCGGTGGAATTGGGCTGGTTGCGTGTGGCGGAAGGCAATTGCGTGCAAAATGCTGGCGGATGTTCAACCGGGAAGGCCAGTAAGGGTGACGGCGACATTCTGTTCTTACGTCTCCCGATGAAGTTCGGGTCTGTCGCAATCGAACCCGCCTATATCTATGAAGACGGGGGTTCAACCACGGGAGCCGGTTCCCCGGCCTTCGGTACCGGTGGACAGCAATCCAATCAGGAACGAAGCACCGTCGGTGGCCGTGTCGCGTTCAAACAGGGAATGTTCGATCTCACGGGAGAAGGTTATTGGCAATTTGGAGAAATCGGGCCTGTCGGGGGAGCGAGTGAGACTCGCATCAATGCGTTGGCCGGACATTTGGATGGTGGTGTGACGCTGCCGGTTCCGATGCAACCACGGATCGGTTTTGAACTCAATTATGCCACCGGCAGCAGCAATAAGGATGGTGGCCATACCTTCAGCCAATTGTTCCCGACGAACCACATTCACTTCGGGTACATGGACTTGATGTCCTGGCAGAATATGTTGAATTATGGCGGGAACTTGCAACTGCGTCCGACGCCGGAAAGCCATTTCGAAATTGCCGGGCATATCATGCGGTTGGCGAACAAGAGGGACAACTGGTACACGGCTTCTCAGGCCACCTTCTTTAGCACTCCTGCAGGCAATAACGAAAAGTCCCTGGGTGGAGAAATCGATGTGGTGTACACCTTATTCTTCCAAAACAATCATGTGGGTTGGCAAGTGGGCTACGGCCACTTCTTCACCGGGGATTATCTGAAGAAGAACGGATTTGGCACGGCTGATCAGAACTGGGGCTACACCCAACTCTGGATCAACTTCTAAGAGTTCTGTTAATTAACAAGGGGACATAACCCTCCCCGTTATCCTGAACGCCCCGGTTGGTATTCCCAGCCGGGGCGTTTTTTTTCTTTGCCCTCGCTCGGTGGCTGACAGGGTTTGGTTTCAATCAGGCAGCCGAGGTCTTTTCTCTCGGAAAGAAACCACAAAATCATTATCACTCAGATCCAGTACCGGCCCTGTACTTTTTTGAAGTCCGGTATCCTAACGCCACTCTCGGCTAGTGTATTTCAGCAGACATCATTGTCCATGGTCCTCACCATCCGCAAGCGTTCAATACCGGCATTCGAATGCGAGCAAAAATTCCTTTCTTTTTAACGATCCATCCATTAAGAATCATTGGGGCCGATAGGTGTTGTTTTGGCCGCAGTTACGCTGCAAGGGTTTGATTTCCTTTTGAGGACGCGTTCTCTCACAGTTAAAAGCCGGTCGATCTTACCTTCCTGTGTTTGAGCCCTCTGTTTCATCTCAAATTCTGTTTCTTTGCCAGATTCGTGGAACAGTATTCTGTGTCACAAGATCTGGTCAGCGCGGCGACGAACAGTCAGATAATTTCATAAGTCATTGAAAAAAATGAAGATATATTGTGCTATTTTTCACTGGCATTAGGCTTGTATTAGTCAGGAATGTGAAAGAACCCCTCTCTCCACAATTTTATCGGAAAGGTTCATAACACGATGCGAACTCATAAAATTTATTTGACCTTCCTTCTGGGAGGAGTGGGTGTGTTGGGCTGTGTTATTTTTGGGTTTGTACCGACAACTTATGGCGCCACGACGCCCATTCCCTCTTTATATGAACCGACATCATTATCCCGTCTGGAGGCTTTGCCTCATAGGTGGTCTTTGAAAGTGTGGGAAGGGATAGGACAGGTTCAGGTGGTGCAGGAGGATCATAGAAAAGTCTTGCGTCTTGAAACCGAGCAGGGATGTATTAGTCTGTTCCGTTCGCTGACGGTAAATCTTGAAGCAAGTCCTGTTGTCTCCTGGGAATGGAACGTGCTTACGTTACCTACGGCCGTAGCGAGTAGCCAATCTTCACGAGACGATCACGGGGCCGCCTTATACTTGGTATTTTCATCCAGGGAGGCGCCAAGCAGGAAGACCATTCTTGGATATATTTGGGACAATGCTCGTCCGGTGGGGACAATCCTTGTACACCCCAAAGATCCGTCAGTTCATTATGTGATCGTGCGCAGCGGGCCTTCCCAGCTAGGAACGTGGTTCACAGAAGAACGGAATGTGCTTGCCGATTATCGCAGTATCTTTGGAGAGGAACCCTCAATTTTAGAGGGCATGTCCTTAGTGGTGGATTCGGATCAGACAGGGTCGAAAGCTGCCACTTTATTCGGCCCAATCGCCTTTCATTCCGAATTCAAGTTAGCCAGGGAGATACCGGATCAGGGGGATGAGCCGTCCCAGGGGACTTCAAAGAATAAACTGCTTGGGGCTCTTCTGATGTATTTGGGATTGAAGCACTCACAAGGGACCAACTAATGTTTCTTGCTCATTCATATGGATTCCATCCCTGGCTTCCTGTCCATTGGATGATTTTAGGAGCCTCAAAATGTGTTTTACCCCACAACCCATGTATAAATTGGTTGTATTCCTCAAACAGGTAACGTGGCTGGGACTAAAAATATTTTGGGATGATGAGTTGGCTACCTGGAGGATGGTTTTCTGGGTCCTGGTTGAATTTCAGCGCGGATGGTATGGGTTCCAGGCGGCAGGCCTTCCGAAAGGATGATTCCGATGATCAACTCACCTTGGACGTGTTCGGTCACCTGACCCAATCGTCCCCGTATTTCTGCGGTCCGCTTTTCACCCGGCTTAAATGATCCTAGGGGAACGGGAAGAGGGGCTACCCGTTTAAAAGCCTCAACCAAAATAGGGGTCCCACGTAACTCCACATAGGCCGATGGAATGGATGTTTCGCTGGCATTGGTCGTTTCAATTAACAGGATGATGGCCTCTCCGCCCTCCAATACCAGATTGCGGTTGGCATCAATTAATTTGGTTCTAAATTGAACTGATGGGCTTGCCACGGGTTGGGCGGTGGGCGGCACGCCTACAGCCGGACCTTGAAGAGCCGGCGCAGGGGATCCTGGTTGCGGGGCGACGGGTTGCTGGCCGGTATTGAGTTGGACCAATTGGGGGAGAACTCCTATCATCTGTTTAGCCAGAGTTTCAGCGGCGTCTTCTACTGTTCCGTCAATTTGACCGGTGTGGCAGGAGACGGATTGGCTTGTGAGTTCCGGCACCCATAGCCTGACTTTCTGGTGGTAGCTCAGGGGGCTCTGGGCAAGAGCGGTGCCGTTCGCATCTTCATAGACGGCGTGGAGTTTCAGATCTACAAAGACATCGTACCGATCTTCTTGTCCCGAACGGGTTACTGGATCGAATCCAAATTCCTGGAGACTCAGGACGATTCGATAGCCATCGGGAGAAACGCCTTGCGCCTCTCCGACGGGGGGCTCGGCTCTCACGCCATCGAATTGTTCTTGGCCGATCTGGAGAAATGTTTTGGATATGATCTCCCCTACCGGAATCGTATAAGGCAACCCACACCCACCCACGGTCTGAGTATGGGTCAGAAGATTGGGTGCAAAGGCGTAGGTGATCGTGACAGGGATTCTTGGTTCATGTTTATCTTCGTGAGTCAGGCGGGGAATGGAGAGTTTGTCGCAGGCGGGAAGAACGGACAGGATAACCACGAGTAAGACATAATGGAAAAATTTTTTAAGCAGTGGGCACACCGCCTTACCCTACCCCAAGATCCTGAAAGATGGCAACTGGATCCCGTGTTTTTTCAGAGACTTTCCTCTTGCTTTGGCAGGTCCGAATCTTAAGCGGGTATCCGGTTGTCAAGATAAACAATAAATAGCCTGAGAGTGAAAGAAAGTGAAAACCATGGGAGACAGAGAGGAAGATCTGGGAAGCAACAGTATGGATAATCCAGAGAGGACAATGGATCCCGGCCTTCAGCTTGGCAGCTTTTGACAGATATCACCTTCACGGGTTTTTCTGTTCTTGACGATCCTTGATTCAAGGGAGGAGAATTTAACATTCAGACGGCCATTTTTTTCTTAACCAATGGAGGCTTCATTATGTGGCGTCACATCTGGTTGATTGTCGGGTTCCTCTCTGCTTTTTCTTTCTTGGGCTGTTCGTTGGATAACACTCCCAAACGATTGCCGGCTTACCTGCCCCAACCTTCCGGTCTGTCAGGCGGGAGCGTGGCAACAATGGCGCTTCCCGCCGAAGGAGTGACCGCCGTCTTAGTCGTTCTGAACGATTCGGGATTTGAAAAATCAGCTCCTGAACTTCGCCGAGGGACGTTGGAGAATCTTGGGGAACACCTGAAGACGGAAATTCAAAAACAGTTACCGATTCAAATTCATTCGGTCGTGTATCCGGATGATGTGAAACCCAAGGGCTCCGTGGACCCATTCATTCAATTGGGGAAGGAGCAGCACGTGCCCTATCTTTTGTTGGCGGTATTATCCAGTTCCGAGTATGAGGTCTTTGATCGTTTTCCAATGGGCGGGTTGCAGCAGCCGACGGGTATGCGGGGTGGGGGAATGCCAGGGTATCGTGCGGAAAATTATGCCCGTCTGGAACTGGCTTTACTGGATATCCAGACAGGTCAATCGGTGGTCTCTACGGATGGTCAAGCATGGGCGACCCTTGAACGGCTGGTTGTCCCGATTGAATCGAATGTATATCCCGTGGTCCGACGGGCTCAGACCCAACCTCCCATTTATCCCAATTCAGAGGGTGAAGAGTATGAAACGCTTCGATGGGTTTCCGGACAGGATGCCATTGCCCAGGCGGTGATGCATTTAGAAATGTTATGGAGGAAGAATCAGGCGGCTTAAACCGATGACCCTTTCAACAGTATTGTTTACCTGTGCGTTGGTTTCCATGCTGGCGGGGTGTGGGGCTGGTTCCACACCCCGTCTGATGGATCTTGTCGGAAAGAAGGCCTTTGAATCACAGGAATTATCTCACAAGAGCGGTGAGTGGCCCCGGGTCCCTACGATTGGTCTCGTCGTGCATGCAGATGCCACCGCCCAGAATGCCGCTCCGGTGATCATTCCCGAGTATCTTGAGACGCTTACACGACGCACCGAAGATTTTCTGAGACGGCGTTGTTCTTTTCAGAACATTATGACTTTTCCACGGTTGTCTCAGCCGGTAAACTTTTCCCAAGAATTGAAAGTCCAAGGCCAACACTTTGGCGTCCCTTATGAAATTGTCGTGGTGTTCTCAAGTCGTGAGAACACTGGTCCCGTAAAAATTGGAGAAGCGACGATGATGAATCAAATGGGCGGGTTGGTCATTGAAAATTCAGCAATAGCTGAGGTGGGTCTTCTTCGCCTCTCGGATTTTCAAATGGTCTATTGGACGCAGGGGGCGGCATCTGAAGTTTTAGAACAACTGGATGTTCCTATTGGGAAAAATCGCCCTTCCCCGATGGAGGCTCGGGACATGTTAAGAGCCCGAGCCGGGCAACAGGCTCTCGACCGGGCGCTGGAAGACCTGGGGGCCGAATGTGAGCCTGCGGTGTGACCCACGATTGTCCCTTACCGATAGTTTTCAAATTGCAGATCGAGTCCGAAATCCTGTTCTTTGAGATGTTTCATGACGGCTTGAAGTTCGTCTTTGCTTTTGCTTTGCACCCTGACTTGTTCCCCTTGAATTTGTCCCTGGGCTTTGAATTTTGCCTCTTTAATCGATTTAGTGATGGCTTTAGCCTTGTCTTCGGGAAGCCCGCTCTGAATGGTAATGGTTTGGCGTACAGTTCCGCCTAGGGCTTCTTCCACTTTCCCATACGTCAGCCCTTTCAAGGACACGTTACGTTTGACGCATTTGGACTTAAGGATATCCAAGACCGCGTTGAGTTTGTAGTCATCATCCGAAATCACCACTAATTGCTTGTCCTTTTCTTTTAATGTCAATTCGGTTTTGGATCCTTTGAAGTCAAAGCGTTGTCCGACTTCTTTTTCTGTTTGATCCACCACATTTTTCATTTCCTGCATGTCGATGCGAGAAATGACGTCGAAGGAATAGTTGTCCGCCATAAGCCTCCTTTCAAGTTGTTGTGACAGACCCCTGGATTAGCAGCACCGTCCTGCGGGAAGTTGAATGCCTTCGCCTTCGATCACTTCGGTGCTGTTCAGTGGTTGTTTGTGTATAAGATACCCGTACCATTTTCTGGCGCTGTCTGTGAGGACAATGAGTGCGAGTATGGCCACCAGGCCCACGAGGGAGGCATTGATGGCCATGGTCAGGCTTTGCGCCCCGTCTGTTGAGAGCGCCCGACTGATAAAGATCACCAGGAGTTCATAGCATCCGGCCAGCGTGATCACGCCAACAAACACCATCGGGATCACCGTCACCCACAGATAGGATGTTTTGTTCATCTTGATGAGCACGGTCGTGGCAATACAGAGCGCGAGCATCCCGAGTAATTGATTGGCTGCGCCAAACATAGGCCAGATGGTCGCAATGGATCCGGTGCCAATGAGATACCCCCACGCCCCAACCACGAACAGACTGGCGCCTAATACCCCGGGCCACCAATTGATCTGTTTGAGCGGGGTGTAGAATCGTCCCCCTAATTCCTGAACCAGGTAACGGGCGACCCGTGTCCCAGCATCAATGGTGGTCAAAATGAACAGGGCCTCGAACAAGAGCGCGAATTGATACCAGTAGGCCATGAGCCCGGACATCCCCGGCAAGCTTGAAAAAATCGAGGCCATGCCAACGGCGAGGGATACCGCACCTCCCGGACGGCCCGATACATCTACCTCAACAAGCGTGGAGAGTTCCATAATGTGGGCCGTTGGAAATCCCATAGTTTGCAGGGTATCTGTGGACAGGCTGGTGTTGATGGCAAAATAATCTCCGGGAACGAGAAGGCAGGCGGCGATGAGCGCCACAACTCCGACAAAGCTTTCCAGAAGCATGGCACCGTAGCCGACGATGGCCTGAGATTCCCGACTGATCAACTTGGGCGTCGTCCCTGATGAGACCAGGGAATGAAAGCCGGAAATGGCCCCACAGGCAATGGTAATAAAGAGAAAGGGAAACAGCGTTCCTGGAATGATCGGTCCATTGCCCGCCGTAAATATGGTGGTGCGAGGCATTTCAATGGTGGGCGCGAGCACTATCACGCCGACGGCCAGAAGGGCGACCACACCCAATTTCATAAATGTTGAGAGATAATCCCGGGGCACTAATAACATCCAGACGGGGAGGACTGAGGCAAGAAATCCATATGCCGCAAGGCTCCATGTGAGCGTGGTGCGGTCCCATAAAAACCATTCAGCCCATTCTGATTGTGCCACGGTTCTGCCGACGAGAATGGCCACGATCAAAAGTCCTAACCCAATCAGTGTCATTTCCCCGACTTGTCCCTGGCGAAATTTTTGAAGGTAGAGTCCCATGAGCAGAGCGATGGGAATGGTCATGACGATGGTA
Above is a window of Candidatus Nitrospira neomarina DNA encoding:
- a CDS encoding class I SAM-dependent methyltransferase, which encodes MGASPSMDPDALPQLVGDFQPVDMWQAHINRLFYGLRGSRVREYYQTVAAADFRLGFALAEDYWRRCGQRAKTQGGDQATTPLTVMEWGAGNGNLAACFLDRLQELDQEKRIFPRITYRCIEREPVLLEQAKANTDLAKHGDRVTFDLVSIEDLSNFPDGSIDRIICNELWSELPTKLILRKGGEIHEEHLRPNLNEKRLADFPDWPKFIEAFGQQDIESLTALPSFLEDLVWEREYRLIETKDFPFRRTVAEFLKQIDEEVLVPYNVGACQSLKEAKRLLAPNAIGFSGFDAGTVDPHVLNDPEKPCYTVQGGQFSFMVNFQLMQDVARHLNIHTGVIESQRDFVGRSLSTNVITVMDLLASHPSPPEGQAWQLDALILQTLDALNRTYRSPYSRHIEFPLSESTPAHERAELEKLVQSLQPHGVPDTIAFLTESEIWKAMPDLEKLGYDSEGIKGMLELPLQPVDYIHMFFALKDS
- the tatA gene encoding twin-arginine translocase TatA/TatE family subunit; protein product: MELMLILIIVLIIFGAGKIPQLGEGLGKAIKGFKKSVAEADALDVTPNEQGEGGQAPPPQPDQLSSQHQTAEVPPPPPAQGVPQPTESTQSKQG
- a CDS encoding Sec-independent protein translocase subunit TatA/TatB, which produces MFGLGAMEILIILVIAFLLFGPKELPEIGKQVGRAVKGFKETTEDLRQSVEPEINMITQEFKSVEQDLESSIKEAEAEIKGATEQATESGGSKMG
- a CDS encoding alginate export family protein is translated as MRTFYRSFTRLTAAALIVAMSAAPGLAAKTTPATDKNTNVPAVPRAIPDLVPYHQFDPPKGVFDPSKLTISGDMRVRPEFRTNGNFSNNGDSNSFFTQQLIRLGFNYDISPDVVFFLQPQVSNNFGAMPNPSNVGGAGNPNSTDADLFLRQGFMLVRNFLMPNLTLKAGRQLVVWGNHRIFGHFDWNNVGFAFDGVTMRYNHATVPVELGWLRVAEGNCVQNAGGCSTGKASKGDGDILFLRLPMKFGSVAIEPAYIYEDGGSTTGAGSPAFGTGGQQSNQERSTVGGRVAFKQGMFDLTGEGYWQFGEIGPVGGASETRINALAGHLDGGVTLPVPMQPRIGFELNYATGSSNKDGGHTFSQLFPTNHIHFGYMDLMSWQNMLNYGGNLQLRPTPESHFEIAGHIMRLANKRDNWYTASQATFFSTPAGNNEKSLGGEIDVVYTLFFQNNHVGWQVGYGHFFTGDYLKKNGFGTADQNWGYTQLWINF
- a CDS encoding DUF3047 domain-containing protein encodes the protein MRTHKIYLTFLLGGVGVLGCVIFGFVPTTYGATTPIPSLYEPTSLSRLEALPHRWSLKVWEGIGQVQVVQEDHRKVLRLETEQGCISLFRSLTVNLEASPVVSWEWNVLTLPTAVASSQSSRDDHGAALYLVFSSREAPSRKTILGYIWDNARPVGTILVHPKDPSVHYVIVRSGPSQLGTWFTEERNVLADYRSIFGEEPSILEGMSLVVDSDQTGSKAATLFGPIAFHSEFKLAREIPDQGDEPSQGTSKNKLLGALLMYLGLKHSQGTN
- a CDS encoding YajQ family cyclic di-GMP-binding protein → MADNYSFDVISRIDMQEMKNVVDQTEKEVGQRFDFKGSKTELTLKEKDKQLVVISDDDYKLNAVLDILKSKCVKRNVSLKGLTYGKVEEALGGTVRQTITIQSGLPEDKAKAITKSIKEAKFKAQGQIQGEQVRVQSKSKDELQAVMKHLKEQDFGLDLQFENYR
- a CDS encoding carbon starvation CstA family protein, producing MSVWNKIGWLGLAGLCAVAFGHVVGLVNPHEKVNGLWLVVAASCFYVLAYRFYGRFLAQQVMNLDDRRRTPAHRLEDGTNFYPANKYILFGHHFAAIAGAGPLLGPVLAAQFGFLPGFLWIVIGAVLAGAVQDFIILVASMRRNGRSLPEIAHAELGPITGMATAIAVLFIVVVALAGLGLAVVNALYHNAWGTFTIVMTIPIALLMGLYLQKFRQGQVGEMTLIGLGLLIVAILVGRTVAQSEWAEWFLWDRTTLTWSLAAYGFLASVLPVWMLLVPRDYLSTFMKLGVVALLAVGVIVLAPTIEMPRTTIFTAGNGPIIPGTLFPFLFITIACGAISGFHSLVSSGTTPKLISRESQAIVGYGAMLLESFVGVVALIAACLLVPGDYFAINTSLSTDTLQTMGFPTAHIMELSTLVEVDVSGRPGGAVSLAVGMASIFSSLPGMSGLMAYWYQFALLFEALFILTTIDAGTRVARYLVQELGGRFYTPLKQINWWPGVLGASLFVVGAWGYLIGTGSIATIWPMFGAANQLLGMLALCIATTVLIKMNKTSYLWVTVIPMVFVGVITLAGCYELLVIFISRALSTDGAQSLTMAINASLVGLVAILALIVLTDSARKWYGYLIHKQPLNSTEVIEGEGIQLPAGRCC